The following proteins are encoded in a genomic region of [Eubacterium] hominis:
- a CDS encoding ABC transporter ATP-binding protein, which translates to MKKILEAKNIVKTYNRNTKNEFEVLHGISLEVYEGDFICIMGPSGSGKSTLINNLSTIDTPTKGSVFINGKSVNKMMETETGKFRYENLGFVFQSFNLMDTLTIRENIAVPLTLAKVGKDEIKERVEAIANKLEINALLDKYPAECSGGQCQRCAVARALVTNPKLIVADEPTGNLDSKNSHDLLALLKNLNEQDHVTIIMVTHDAMIASYSKRLLFIRDGVIDEVIEREGLDQKEYFYKIVQANSKESMELLFQ; encoded by the coding sequence ATGAAAAAAATATTAGAAGCAAAAAATATTGTGAAAACATATAATCGCAATACAAAAAATGAATTTGAAGTTTTACACGGTATATCTTTAGAAGTTTATGAAGGAGATTTCATTTGTATCATGGGACCTTCTGGTTCCGGTAAATCTACTTTGATCAATAATCTTTCCACCATTGATACCCCAACAAAAGGTTCTGTATTCATCAATGGGAAAAGTGTAAATAAAATGATGGAAACAGAAACCGGAAAATTTCGTTATGAGAATTTGGGATTTGTTTTCCAGTCTTTCAATTTGATGGATACACTGACCATACGTGAAAACATTGCGGTACCTTTGACACTTGCGAAAGTGGGAAAAGATGAAATCAAAGAACGTGTAGAAGCAATCGCAAACAAGCTTGAAATAAATGCCTTGTTAGATAAATATCCTGCGGAATGTTCTGGTGGGCAATGTCAGCGATGTGCTGTTGCTAGAGCCCTTGTGACCAATCCAAAACTAATTGTGGCAGATGAGCCAACAGGTAATCTTGACTCTAAAAACTCTCATGATTTGTTAGCCTTATTAAAAAATTTAAATGAACAAGACCATGTGACGATTATTATGGTTACTCATGATGCGATGATTGCCAGCTACTCTAAACGTTTATTGTTTATCCGTGATGGCGTCATTGATGAAGTCATTGAACGAGAAGGCCTTGATCAAAAGGAATATTTCTACAAAATCGTTCAGGCTAACAGCAAGGAATCCATGGAACTGTTGTTTCAATAA
- a CDS encoding ABC transporter permease — protein sequence MEILRFAYDNLKRNPKNAYFFAFSIIVASAVITLFFSILGNPYYGISSMSDYVTYAIGSADFDGGIGNGIFAMILSLMMISICVITVFFSNKFFLISKVEDISVMMISGCNVIRLGYFLIVQNFIVLLISAPIGALVGFGLHPMINYLIYKEMAISAPLFAFSMDAMVYCVTTLFMVGFWLILVDAGFVYRMDLNSLLKAKKAMNPIGKSKSVYFKIFYVVVYAYILYFLCTLDFTHVNFFFMIYVSVGIACGPANIFKYIYPEAVTWVKNKLFPTDHHRVISTGNLRYSIITSGMLVTIILIDVSILFFYLCKFRHDAATFMVVLLSYIVSLVLICVCIGYKLSSDALNKKLIFHNMISIGYLKSDIKTIILQEMAGFFFLIILTCFPLLFIISFMFVLFDTITPAFMAGMLLIFVAMISFAGVVMYRIYVNLIFKEAIDKPIVNEE from the coding sequence ATGGAAATCTTAAGGTTCGCTTACGATAATCTGAAGCGCAATCCCAAAAATGCGTATTTTTTTGCGTTCTCGATTATCGTAGCATCCGCTGTGATTACCTTGTTTTTTTCAATATTAGGTAATCCTTATTATGGTATAAGTTCCATGTCTGATTATGTGACTTATGCGATTGGCTCAGCAGATTTTGATGGAGGAATTGGAAACGGTATTTTCGCAATGATATTATCCCTCATGATGATATCTATTTGTGTAATTACGGTATTCTTTTCCAACAAATTCTTTTTGATATCAAAAGTTGAAGATATCAGTGTTATGATGATTAGTGGCTGTAACGTCATACGTTTGGGATATTTTCTAATCGTTCAAAATTTTATTGTGCTTTTGATATCTGCACCTATTGGTGCTCTTGTCGGGTTTGGCTTACACCCCATGATTAATTATTTGATCTATAAAGAAATGGCTATATCGGCACCATTATTTGCATTTAGTATGGACGCAATGGTATATTGTGTGACTACCTTGTTCATGGTTGGATTCTGGTTGATTTTAGTCGATGCTGGATTTGTATATCGTATGGATTTAAATTCATTACTAAAAGCAAAAAAAGCAATGAATCCGATTGGTAAATCAAAAAGTGTTTATTTTAAAATATTTTATGTTGTCGTTTATGCATATATTCTATATTTTTTATGCACACTGGACTTCACACATGTGAACTTCTTTTTCATGATTTATGTGTCCGTTGGTATTGCATGTGGACCTGCCAACATTTTTAAATATATCTATCCAGAAGCAGTCACATGGGTGAAAAACAAATTATTTCCGACAGATCATCATCGTGTAATATCTACGGGCAACCTGCGTTATAGCATTATTACCAGTGGTATGCTTGTGACGATTATATTAATTGATGTATCTATTTTATTCTTCTATTTATGTAAATTTCGACATGATGCAGCTACCTTTATGGTTGTGCTTCTGTCTTATATTGTATCGTTGGTATTGATTTGTGTATGTATTGGTTATAAATTATCTTCCGATGCTTTAAATAAGAAATTAATATTCCACAATATGATTTCTATTGGATATCTTAAATCGGATATCAAAACAATTATCCTTCAGGAAATGGCAGGATTCTTCTTTTTGATTATCCTTACATGTTTCCCATTATTGTTTATTATATCTTTCATGTTTGTATTATTCGATACCATTACTCCGGCATTTATGGCTGGAATGCTGTTGATATTTGTGGCAATGATTTCCTTTGCAGGTGTTGTCATGTATCGCATTTATGTGAATCTGATATTTAAAGAAGCAATAGATAAACCAATCGTAAATGAAGAATAG